From Etheostoma spectabile isolate EspeVRDwgs_2016 chromosome 8, UIUC_Espe_1.0, whole genome shotgun sequence, a single genomic window includes:
- the acanb gene encoding aggrecan core protein has protein sequence MTPLLLLCVSLPFISATVLFELTNHDDGDGTLRVSIPMEMPLRPLLGSKVVVPCYFQDNTVNDTVAPTVAPLSHRIKWTYVTKEKVTTILVASEGKVQVETEYLDRVTMINYPLVPTDATIEITELRSKDSGTYRCEVMHGVEDNYDSVDIQVQGVVFHYRAISTRYTLTFEKAKAACIQNSATIATPAQLQAAYDDGYHQCDAGWLSDQTVRYPIHEPRERCFGDKEDFPGVRTYGVRDVNETYDVYCFAEKLSGRVFYSMSVEKFTFYEAGDQCAKLGARLATTGELYLAWKAGMDVCNAGWLADRSVRYPINIARPQCGGGLLGVRTVYLFPNQTGYPYPDSHYDAVCFQAGEDDNAVPVRTTPFPDIIHITPAPGIHPSFTPSPGGEEIKRGEVLSLLPVPPSMTDLDSAMSPTGVVFHYRPITGRYTLNFVEAQQACQSVGAVIASPQQLQGAFEKGLHQCDAGWLRDQTVRYPIVLPRDNCAGNLPHLPGVRTYGLRPAGEHYDVFCYVERLRGEVFFTSDYDSFSFEEAVQHCQKLNTTLATTGQLFAAWNQGLDKCRPGWLMDRSVRYPITTPRSQCGGGQVGVHMIYAYPNQTGFPDEHSRYDAYCFKAEIPIVDVEHETSVNLTIVTVDVINETTVKVDHFAPTVETTVHDNGTETSVNITEIEDFINKTTITTHQVDNAVRPLLPPVPVDVSGSGSAVDVSGSGSAVDVSGSGSAVDVSGSGSADHSASGEISGESGTSGTSVDASGSGQNVIFSGCTDVFSGDHSASGGLQEAEGGSAVIITSGELGSASGSGSGSGDDGQHSGFSVSGSGFTSGSGDISGSSGDLIIMVDGKMEEVSKTYPKPTEQELGQGGIDTSGAFLESSASGSGSTSGSGSDGFSGISFVDHSTVDLTVQPSGEQEVSGYRPSGYGFHSGFPSGFPSGVSSSGSASGDYILHRGDVIYLTGNDMIEVTELPQVRHPEQGRGVVEVSGEGSGSGNHHEFSATSDQGLHLSGRGALHEKTFGESLSITLPPGMTHTENIASPSKSGLVDEGQETHAEPTIYAVTPDAAYTSPTTAPSLSLATPAVMKQPKVVEASADPCDPNPCGSGSCSVQGELAVCQCPTGFTGEDCSTPVQGCAEGWLEFKGSCYLHFAERNTWPEAEQRCQEVNAHLVSIGSQEEQQFVNSNGQDYQWIGLNDKDVQNEFRWTDGSPLTFENWRPNQPDNYFNSQEDCVVMIWHEGGQWNDVPCNYHLPFTCKTGPATCGAPPEVEHGRPMGSGRERYPVNSIVRYQCDAGYTQRHLPVIRCMPDGQWEKPQVECTEAGANSNRLHKRSLRRRSKGVSSQQEQRKLL, from the exons ATGACCCCCCTGCTTCTGCTTTGTGTGTCCTTGCCCTTCATCTCGGCAACAGTATTGTTTGAGCTTACAAACCATGATG ACGGGGATGGCACATTGCGTGTCAGCATCCCTATGGAGATGCCTCTCCGTCCTCTGCTGGGCAGCAAGGTAGTAGTACCATGTTACTTCCAGGACAACACAGTCAATGATACCGTCGCCCCGACCGTCGCCCCGCTCTCCCACCGCATCAAATGGACCTACGTCACCAAGGAGAAAGTCACCACGATCCTGGTGGCGTCAGAGGGAAAAGTTCAAGTGGAGACAGAGTATTTGGACAGAGTGACGATGATCAACTACCCGCTGGTGCCCACTGACGCAACCATCGAGATAACAGAGCTGAGGTCCAAAGATTCTGGCACCTACCGCTGCGAGGTGATGCACGGCGTTGAGGACAACTATGACTCTGTGGACATCCAGGTTCAGG GTGTTGTGTTCCACTACCGAGCCATCTCCACCCGCTACACCCTGACGTTTGAGAAGGCAAAGGCCGCCTGCATCCAAAACAGTGCCACCATTGCAACTCCAGCCCAGCTGCAGGCTGCTTACGATGACGGATACCACCAGTGTGATGCTGGATGGCTCTCGGATCAGACTGTCAG GTACCCCATCCATGAGCCGAGGGAGCGTTGCTTTGGAGACAAGGAGGACTTCCCCGGCGTGAGAACCTATGGCGTGAGAGATGTCAATGAGACCTACGACGTGTACTGTTTTGCAGAGAAGCTGTCAG gcAGGGTCTTCTACTCCATGTCTGTAGAGAAGTTTACCTTCTATGAAGCAGGAGATCAGTGTGCCAAACTCGGTGCCCGACTCGCCACCACCGGAGAGCTATACCTGGCCTGGAAGGCTGGCATGGATGTGTGTAATGCTGGCTGGCTGGCGGACAGGAGCGTGCGCTACCCCATCAACATCGCCAGGCCTCAGTGTGGAGGGGGGCTTCTAGGAGTAAGAACTGTCTACTTGTTCCCCAATCAGACCGGATACCCCTACCCAGACTCTCACTACGATGCTGTCTGCTTCCAAG CTGGTGAGGATGACAATGCCGTTCCCGTGAGAACCACTCCTTTTCCAGATATAATCCACATTACACCCGCCCCTGGGATACACCCAAGCTTCACCCCCTCACCTGGGGGAGAGGAGATCAAGCGTGGAGAAGTCTTGTCCCTACTGCCCGTCCCGCCCAGTATGACAGACTTAGATTCTGCCATGTCTCCCACAG GTGTGGTGTTTCACTACCGACCCATCACCGGTCGGTACACTCTGAACTTTGTGGAGGCTCAGCAGGCGTGCCAGAGTGTCGGGGCGGTCATAGCCAGCCCCCAGCAGCTGCAAGGAGCCTTCGAGAAAGGCCTGCACCAATGTGACGCTGGCTGGCTCCGCGACCAGACTGTCAG GTATCCCATTGTGTTACCTAGAGATAACTGTGCTGGTAATCTGCCACACCTCCCAGGAGTCAGAACCTACGGTCTGAGACCAGCTGGTGAACATTACGATGTTTTTTGTTATGTGGAACGTCTGCGAG GTGAGGTCTTCTTCACTAGTGACTATGACAGCTTCTCCTTTGAGGAGGCTGTGCAGCATTGTCAGAAACTCAACACCACCTTGGCAACCACTGGGCAGCTGTTCGCTGCTTGGAACCAAGGGCTTGATAAGTGCCGTCCAGGCTGGCTGATGGACCGTAGCGTCCGCTACCCCATCACAACTCCCAGGTCACAGTGTGGAGGCGGTCAGGTTGGCGTTCACATGATCTATGCCTACCCCAACCAGACAGGATTTCCTGATGAGCATTCACGTTATGATGCTTACTGTTTTAAAG CTGAAATTCCCATTGTCGATGTTGAACATGAAACCAGTGTGAATCTGACAATTGTGACGGTGGATGTTATCAACGAAACAACAGTCAAAGTTGATCACTTTGCTCCTACAG ttgaAACTACTGTGCACGACAATGGAACTGAAACCAGTGTGAATATTACTGAAATAGAGGATTTTATCAACAAGacaaccatcacaactcatCAAGTTGATAACGCTG TGAGACCCCTTTTACCTCCAGTCCCTGTTGATGTGTCTGGCTCCGGTTCAGCTGTTGATGTGTCTGGCTCTGGTTCAGCTGTTGATGTGTCTGGCTCTGGTTCAGCTGTTGATGTGTCTGGCTCTGGTTCAGCTGATCATTCAGCCAGTGGGGAGATCTCAGGGGAGTCTGGCACCTCCGGGACTAGTGTTGATGCCTCCGGTTCAGGACAGAACGTCATCTTCAGCGGATGCACTGACGTCTTCTCCGGAGATCACTCTGCCTCTGGAGGTCTGCAGGAGGCGGAAGGGGGAAGTGCTGTCATCATCACATCCGGAGAACTGGGTAGTGCATCTGGATCTGGATCTGGATCTGGGGACGACGGACAACACTCTGGCTTCAGTGTATCGGGATCAGGTTTTACTAGTGGAAGTGGGGACATCAGTGGTAGCAGTGGTGACTTAATCATCATGGTAGATGGGAAGATGGAGGAGGTGTCAAAAACTTACCCAAAACCCACTGAGCAGGAGTTAGGCCAGGGAGGCATTGATACCAGTGGGGCATTTTTAGAATCAAGTGCGTCCGGATCTGGAAGTACGTCCGGGTCAGGCTCGGATGGATTTTCTGGCATCTCATTTGTCGACCACAGTACCGTTGATCTGACAGTCCAGCCATCCGGTGAGCAGGAGGTGTCTGGATATCGCCCCTCTGGATATGGGTTCCACAGCGGCTTTCCCAGTGGTTTTCCATCTGGTGTCTCAAGCAGCGGCTCTGCCTCTGGGGACTATATCCTGCATCGTGGTGATGTCATTTACCTAACAGGCAATGACATGATAGAAGTGACCGAACTGCCACAGGTACGCCACCCTGAGCAGGGACGGGGGGTGGTAGAGGTAAGCGGGGAAGGAAGTGGGTCAGGGAACCATCATGAATTTAGTGCCACTTCGGACCAAGGCTTGCATCTCTCAGGACGTGGAGCCCttcatgaaaaaacatttggagaGAGCCTTTCTATTACCCTACCGCCTGGAATGACTCACACTGAGAACATTGCCAGTCCCAGTAAATCAGGACTTGTGGATGAGGGTCAGGAAACCCATGCAGAACCTACAATTTATGCAGTGACTCCAGATGCAGCCTACACCAGCCCAACCACAGCACCGTCGTTGTCATTAGCAACCCCTGCTGTAATGAAGCAACCTAAAGTAGTGGAAG CCTCTGCAGACCCCTGTGATCCAAACCCCTGTGGTTCAGGATCCTGCTCTGTGCAGGGAGAGCTCGCTGTGTGTCAGTGTCCTACTGGTTTCACTGGTGAAGACTGCTCGACAC ctgtgcAAGGTTGTGCAGAGGGTTGGTTGGAGTTCAAGGGAAGCTGTTACCTCCACTTTGCGGAGAGAAACACCTGGCCTGAGGCGGAGCAACGCTGTCAGGAGGTCAACGCCCACCTGGTCAGCATTGGCTCCCAAGAGGAGCAGCAGTTTGTCAATT CCAATGGCCAGGACTACCAGTGGATTGGACTTAATGACAAAGATGTGCAGAATGAGTTCCGCTGGACAGACGGCAGTCCTCTG ACCTTTGAGAACTGGAGGCCCAACCAGCCAGATAACTACTTCAACTCTCAGGAGGATTGTGTGGTGATGATCTGGCACGAGGGCGGACAGTGGAATGACGTACCCTGCAACTACCATCTTCCCTTCACCTGCAAGACTGGACCTG ctaCGTGCGGAGCTCCTCCTGAGGTGGAACACGGTCGGCCAATGGGCAGCGGCAGAGAGCGCTACCCCGTCAACTCCATAGTCCGCTACCAGTGTGATGCAGGCTACACACAGCGCCACCTGCCCGTCATACGCTGTATGCCAGACGGACAGTGGGAGAAGCCACAAGTGGAATGTACAGAAG